In Syntrophorhabdaceae bacterium, a single window of DNA contains:
- a CDS encoding SBBP repeat-containing protein, whose amino-acid sequence MRKTLKAIPLTLVLTLLCTAMATAETNKGPGSLDAGIDAGRGQAIKASSLRLPLSFVKNEGQREKSVLFYELGTGRATAFTREGVSLSLTGSGSVNGGKGSFESVILSPLDGAPSAVEPIDPKEGKINYLIGKDPAKWKTDLPTYGGVLYKNIYPGIDMKFYGTNSELEYDIIVSPGADPSKVRLSYNGVEDLLLTPDGELLIVLKGGTIVQKKPVVYQTRDDRKEIVPGYFTLLDRTTYAFVVAPYDRDRTLVIDPTLDYSTYLGGSADDGASGIAVDSTGNVYVAGSAYSADFPVLHGVQNGQAGGADAFITKLDAKGQSLVYSTYLGGGCANYASAISVDATGNVYVAGYTCSADFPTVNPFQAVLGGLYDAFVAKLNPSGNALLYSTFLGGAGNDWAHALAVDSTGNAYVAGETPSGDFPVANPYQGAIAGGFDGFVAKLSPSGTSLVYSTYLGGTGYDAVRGMAVDSAGNVCIAGETTSADFPIMNPYQGAIAGGSDAFVSKLSPSGNSLVYSTYLGGTGNDYAFATSMDGGGNLYVAGSTNSADFPIAHAYQATKAAAIDAFITKLDPTGASLAYSTYLGGISNDFALAMTVDAAGHAYIGGLTASWDFPTANAYQPTNRGDADGFITKLDPTGASLVYSTYLGGASNDQVLAIAVDSFGNTYIAGETRAPNFPVVNARQSTNAGGSDAFIAKLVPALTVAVSGSGLVTSSPSGLSCTSTCTAPFAAGTQVTVRAAPSTGSSKGVWTGCDSTGSQARGRGVAGISTCTVTIAGDRTVSVSFSVDSETLTASKTGAGSGTLTAAGLTCSGSTCTGAYNYGTQVTVTATPDGISSFAGWTGCDSNAQRARGRGVAGASTCTVAMTGNKTVSAAFTLDGQLRASIKGSGTGSLSAAGLACSGTVCTGTYANGSQVIITATPEGSSSFAGWTGCDSPSGTNCTMTISGAKAVSANFTGACTYAVSPVSRYIPYSGKNLVIAIAARGSRNCPAPGIVSDPWITTSPSAFTHNRGTVRVTVGANSDTLRRNGAVSIGGKNVAMSQAGAPCTITLTPANAALSYDAQSPAFTVTTAAGCPWAAATAVGRWLSTTSLGTGPGNVSYNVAENTTGFRRTGSIRVRTTTTPSTSKIFRVVQGN is encoded by the coding sequence GTGCGTAAAACTCTCAAAGCTATTCCCCTGACTTTGGTCCTTACCCTTCTTTGTACCGCTATGGCGACGGCCGAAACGAATAAAGGTCCGGGCAGTCTTGACGCGGGCATCGACGCCGGGAGAGGGCAGGCTATAAAGGCATCCTCTCTCAGGCTGCCCCTCTCGTTCGTAAAGAATGAGGGACAGAGGGAGAAGTCCGTCCTCTTTTACGAGTTGGGGACCGGTCGCGCCACTGCCTTCACGCGAGAGGGCGTCTCCCTTTCCCTTACGGGCTCCGGCTCGGTGAATGGCGGAAAAGGTTCCTTCGAATCGGTCATCCTGAGCCCCCTCGATGGCGCTCCCTCTGCCGTCGAGCCCATCGACCCGAAGGAGGGGAAGATCAACTACCTCATAGGCAAGGACCCCGCGAAATGGAAGACCGATCTCCCCACCTACGGGGGCGTCCTCTATAAGAATATTTATCCCGGTATCGACATGAAGTTCTACGGCACCAATTCAGAGCTCGAATACGACATCATCGTCTCCCCAGGGGCCGACCCCTCGAAGGTGCGCCTCTCCTATAACGGCGTGGAGGACCTTCTCCTCACCCCAGATGGGGAGCTCCTTATCGTCCTCAAAGGCGGCACGATCGTTCAGAAGAAGCCCGTCGTGTACCAGACGCGGGACGACCGAAAGGAAATCGTCCCGGGCTACTTCACCCTCCTCGACAGGACGACATATGCCTTCGTGGTAGCGCCTTACGACAGGGACCGCACCCTCGTCATCGACCCGACCCTCGACTACTCCACCTATCTCGGCGGGAGCGCCGATGACGGCGCCTCCGGAATCGCCGTGGATTCTACGGGAAACGTCTATGTGGCGGGAAGCGCTTACTCTGCCGACTTCCCGGTCCTCCATGGGGTGCAAAATGGGCAGGCAGGGGGTGCCGACGCGTTTATCACGAAACTTGATGCGAAAGGGCAAAGCCTCGTCTATTCCACCTACCTAGGAGGCGGCTGCGCCAACTATGCCTCCGCCATTTCCGTCGATGCCACGGGAAACGTCTATGTCGCGGGATACACCTGCTCCGCCGACTTCCCCACCGTAAACCCTTTTCAGGCGGTACTGGGCGGCCTTTATGACGCCTTCGTCGCCAAGCTCAACCCCTCGGGGAACGCCCTCCTCTACTCCACGTTCCTGGGCGGGGCTGGTAATGATTGGGCCCATGCCCTCGCTGTCGATTCGACGGGAAACGCCTATGTCGCGGGTGAAACCCCATCCGGCGACTTTCCTGTCGCGAACCCATACCAGGGGGCAATTGCGGGAGGCTTTGACGGCTTTGTCGCCAAGCTCAGCCCCTCGGGGACTTCCCTCGTGTACTCTACCTATCTCGGGGGGACGGGCTACGACGCCGTTCGCGGCATGGCCGTCGATTCTGCAGGCAACGTCTGTATTGCGGGTGAAACCACATCCGCCGACTTTCCGATTATGAACCCCTACCAGGGGGCAATTGCGGGAGGCTCCGACGCCTTCGTCTCCAAGCTCAGCCCTTCGGGAAACAGCCTCGTCTACTCCACCTATCTCGGGGGGACGGGCAACGATTATGCGTTCGCGACCTCCATGGACGGCGGGGGCAATCTCTACGTGGCAGGATCTACCAATTCCGCCGATTTTCCCATCGCCCATGCATATCAGGCGACGAAAGCCGCAGCAATTGACGCCTTCATCACCAAGCTCGACCCCACGGGAGCGAGCCTCGCCTACTCCACCTACCTTGGCGGAATAAGCAATGACTTCGCCCTTGCCATGACGGTCGATGCTGCGGGACACGCCTACATAGGCGGCCTCACCGCCTCCTGGGATTTTCCCACGGCGAATGCCTATCAGCCCACAAATCGCGGTGACGCTGACGGCTTCATTACAAAGCTTGACCCCACGGGAGCGAGCCTCGTCTACTCCACTTATCTGGGTGGGGCTTCAAATGATCAGGTGCTGGCTATTGCCGTCGACAGCTTCGGCAATACCTACATAGCGGGTGAGACGAGGGCCCCCAATTTCCCGGTGGTGAACGCACGTCAATCGACAAATGCGGGTGGGTCTGACGCCTTCATCGCCAAGCTCGTCCCGGCGCTTACCGTCGCCGTCTCGGGTTCGGGGCTCGTCACCTCGTCCCCTTCGGGCTTGAGCTGCACCTCGACCTGCACGGCTCCATTTGCGGCAGGCACCCAGGTAACGGTAAGGGCCGCGCCCTCTACGGGCTCCTCGAAGGGGGTCTGGACCGGGTGCGACTCCACCGGGTCACAGGCAAGAGGCCGCGGCGTAGCGGGCATTTCGACCTGCACCGTCACGATCGCAGGGGACAGGACCGTCAGTGTCTCCTTCAGCGTCGACAGCGAGACATTGACCGCCTCGAAAACGGGAGCAGGCAGCGGAACCCTCACGGCCGCGGGGCTCACCTGCAGCGGGAGCACCTGTACCGGCGCCTATAACTATGGAACTCAGGTAACCGTTACCGCCACCCCGGACGGAATCTCCTCGTTTGCGGGTTGGACCGGGTGCGACTCCAACGCGCAGCGGGCAAGGGGCCGGGGCGTAGCGGGCGCTTCCACCTGCACCGTCGCCATGACGGGGAATAAGACCGTAAGCGCCGCCTTTACCCTTGACGGTCAATTGCGTGCCTCGATCAAGGGTTCCGGCACGGGCTCCCTCTCTGCCGCGGGACTCGCCTGCAGCGGGACCGTCTGTACCGGCACCTACGCGAACGGAAGCCAGGTGATTATCACCGCCACCCCGGAGGGAAGCTCCTCCTTTGCGGGCTGGACGGGGTGCGACTCTCCCTCCGGCACGAACTGCACGATGACCATATCCGGCGCGAAAGCCGTAAGCGCGAATTTCACGGGGGCCTGCACCTATGCCGTCTCCCCCGTCTCCCGCTACATCCCCTATTCCGGGAAGAATCTCGTTATCGCCATCGCGGCGAGGGGATCGAGGAACTGTCCTGCTCCGGGCATCGTCTCCGATCCATGGATCACCACCAGCCCTTCCGCCTTCACTCATAACAGGGGCACCGTCAGGGTCACGGTAGGGGCAAACTCCGACACCCTCCGAAGGAACGGCGCCGTCAGCATCGGCGGAAAAAATGTAGCTATGAGCCAGGCGGGCGCACCCTGCACCATTACCCTCACCCCGGCGAATGCGGCCCTCTCGTACGACGCTCAGTCTCCCGCCTTCACCGTCACTACCGCTGCGGGCTGTCCGTGGGCCGCGGCAACGGCCGTCGGCCGGTGGCTCAGCACCACCTCCCTGGGCACCGGACCCGGCAACGTCTCCTACAATGTGGCCGAGAATACCACCGGCTTCAGGAGGACGGGAAGCATAAGGGTGCGCACTACGACGACCCCTTCCACCAGCAAGATATTCAGGGTGGTGCAGGGTAATTAG